From Candidatus Acididesulfobacter guangdongensis:
CGAGACCGGATCACCTTTAGGAGGAGTGATGAAAAACTTACAGTTATCAGTGATTCTATCATTAAATAAAATTACAGAAATATAAGCCCTGATATTTTATTATGTTTAATCATTGTCTTAATATAAATTGATTTCCCGCCCGCCAAGTTTAGTTTCCACATATAAAACTTAAATCCGGCTTGTTTTAGCGCAACCAGATATTTGATATTATAACCGTTTTTTAATTGTAATTTAGTATTAAGTGAATCAGACACCTTATCAAATTTAGTTTTAGTCACCACTGATTTAAACGATGACGAAACGGTTGATCTAAATTTTGTATAATTCTTTTTTGCCAGAGCTTTTATCGCTTTAGACACCACCTTTTTGACGGTTTTAATCCTGGCAGGACTCACTGTCAGTCTTGCAGGTTTATTTGTATTATTAATGGCTGGCGTATTAGCTCCCGGTGGCGTTGCCGCCTGATTATTCGGCTGAGGTGCATATCCGCCGGATGGATATTGGCTTGTTGCTGGCAGCGGAGCCGAACTGCTTGGATTTAATAAATTTGCGTTTGCATTTGCGCTGAATGCAAAAAGAGATACTAAAGCTAATAAATAAATAAGAAACTTCATTTTGATGACCTCCGTTAATTAATTTGATTGTTTATTTAAACAGCAAATAAGCAGATTATAGTTTTATGTTTATTTTATGCTGTATACAGCGTTTTAAATTGCAAGAATAAATAATCAGCAGGTAAAATCAGATGTTATTTAAGCTCAATTAAAATTAACCATTATATTATATATATATTTATTTTATATATATTATAATTATATATTAAATAATATTATTAACTTTATAAGATTATTAATAATAATTAATATTTGAACTTGTTATATGCCATGTTTTTAGGCTAACACAAAAATTGTTGCTTGTCAAACACATAAATATCATTTGCATATCATATTAATATCATCTCAATATCATCATATTGTTAAATATTATTAGATTATAGTTAAGATATTTTTTTATTTTGAAAACTATTTTGAAAACCTTGTCTTAATTTATTATTGCTCGTTTATAAAATTAATTATTCAAAAATATATTTAATTTAAAAATAAATATTGGAAATAAATAAAAAAACTCTATCCATTTCAAACCGGTAATAATTAATAATAATTAATGCATTTGGGTTTATATTACATGTATTAAAAATAAATAAAAAAATCCGGTCCCTTTCGAGACCGGATCACCTTTAGGAGGAGTGATGAAAAGCTTACAGTTGTTAAATTAAGTTGAATATTTTTCGATTCAATATTATATATGCATTTTTTATGCCAATAATAAATAAAATATATTTAAATATCTTTTAATAAAAAATATTATTAATAAATTGACAAAAAGTTTAATATAATCAAACAGTTATTCATGTATATATATTTAACTTATTTTCTGCATGTCAAACCGCTATAAATTAATTTCATTATTTATTTATAATAAATTAATTTAAAATTGTCATAATGACAATTAACTATGTAAATATTATTGTCATAACGACAATTATTTTAGCGGTTTTATTTATTATTTACCATTAAAATAATTTGAAAGCGTATTTTTTAATTTTATTATAAATCGTAAAATTTCATTATTGTTTTTTTATTTATTGTTTTTTTTGAAAATATATTGCAAATTTTGACTATTTTTAAAAATTAGTGTATAAAAATTATATAAACATTAATTTTGCTGAATACGACTTATATTAAATACTATATAATTATTATATGAAATATTAAACTATTATTGTATTAAATATTAACTAACCGATAAAAAAATTCTAATATAATATAAAATAAATATCAATAAGATTTAAAATTATAAAAAATATGGAGCATGACGAAGAGTATCCGAAGAAAGGCAATGACGACGGCAGTGTTTTAAAAATAATTTATAATCTGCTGCGTAACAGATTCGGTAAAATGAACTGGTGGCCGGCAGAATCTGATTTTGAGGTAATTATAGGCGCTATATTGACGCAGAACACTGCATGGACAAATGTAGAAAAAGCGATTTATAATCTTAAAATCCGCAATCTGTTATCTTTTGAAGCTATGGATGCAATAGAGTTAGATTTATTGAAAGAATACATCAGACCTTCGGGCTATTACAACCAGAAGGCTCTTAAAATTAAAGAATTTATAAATTTTGCAAAAAAGGGATATAATTTTTCTATTGAATTAATGAAAAAAGAAAATACTGCCGTAATGCGGGAAAAACTTCTTAATATATCCGGCATAGGAGAAGAAACTGCTGACAGCATAATGCTGTACGCATTAAAAAAACCGGTATTTGTCATAGATGCTTATACCAGAAGGCTGCTTGAAAGACATCACATAATCGAAGGCGCGTTAAAAGAAAAATATAAAAATCTGCAAAAATATTTTACAGACAATATAAACAATATAAATAATGCAGATAATACCGACGATATAGACAATATAAATAAGATATACAAGATATTTCATATCGACGATATAGGCAATATATTTGATGAGTATAACGGTAATAAAATAAATAATAAAATAAACGGTGAAGCAATTGCGAAAATATACAATGAATATCATGCGCTAATAGTAATGACCGGCAAAATGTTCTGTAAAAAAACTCCCATGTGCAGCGGCTGTCCGCTTGAAGAATTAAATCATCTAATCTAATCTAAACTAATCTAAACGATTTAAAATCAGCTTAAATTTGCAGATAAAACATTAACCAAAAACCAAAAAACTCCTCAGGACTAAAAAAATTGCTACAAAATAAACAGTGGATAGACTGGGGATAGAGGCAGATAATTTCTATCGGCAATTTTTGGAACAGCCGCTAACTACCAAAAATATGAGAAAAGTGATATAATACATTTATTATGAAATCATTAATAATTAAAAAATTTACGGATTTAAAAGAAATAATTTTAAATTTCGATTATAATTCTAAGGTCAGAAATTTTAATTTGCCTCTGGATTATTATGATGCCGAAATACCCGACATAAAAGACGATGAAGTCCTTATAAAAATAGGTGCATGCGCCGTATGCCATACGGAACTGGATGAAATAGAAGGAAGAATTACTCCTATGAACCTGCCTGTTATCCCTGGTCATCAGATAGTCGGGAAAATTATTAAAACCGGAAATAATGTTAAAAAGCTTAAAGAAGGCGACAGGGTGGGCGTGGGCTGGATAAATTCCGCTTGCGGAAAATGCTGGTACTGTAAAAACGGACTTGAAAACTTGTGCGCAGATTTTATCGCTACTGGCAAAGATGTAAACGGCGGTTATGCTGAATACACAAAAGTAAAAGAAAATTACGCAGCTCTTATTCCCGACAGTTTTAGCGATGAAGAAGCCTCTCCTTTGTTGTGTGCCGGAGCAGTAGGATACAGGTCGTTAAAACTGACCGGAATAACAAACGGATTTAATTTAGGTTTTCTCGGTTTTGGCGCGTCAAACCATTTAGTGCTTCAAATTGCTACGGCATTATATCCCGATTCAAAACTTTTTGTATTTGCGCGTTCTTTAAATGAAAGGAATCTCGCAAAAAAATTAGGAGCGTTCTGGACGGGAGATACGGCGGATACTCCGCCTGAAAAAATAAACGCTATTATCGATACCACGCCCGTATGGAAGCCTATAACCGATATTTTAAGACATCTTGCCCCCGCGGGAAGGCTTGTAATAAATAATATAAGAAAAGAAAATTATGATATAGAATATTTAAAAAATATTGACTACGCAAGAGATTTGTGGATGGAGAAAGAAATTAAGTCTGTTGCAAACGTCACTTTTAACGACATAAAAGAAGTTATTGAAATAGCATATAAATTTAATATTAAACCGCAAATTGAAATATACAGTCTGCCTGATGCCAACAAAGCCATTCTTGATATTAAAAATAGAAAAATAAACGGCTCAAAAGTTTTGAAAATATCCTAATTATTTAATTTTAATTATTGAAGTTAATTATAAAATTCTGAAAACGCTATAGGGAGCGGAAATAAAATAAATCAGACACATTTATTACATTTATTAAGAAAAATAAACTTAAAAATTAAATATTTATGCCTGTGCAATAAATATGTGCGTATTTTTACAATATTTACGGCAGTCTTGTTTGTATTTAATTTAATGCCTGTTAAAAATGTTTTCGCTCTTAAATTAACTAAAAACATTAAAATAGGACTGAGTCTGGGTCTGTCAAATACTACGGGGACAATTCCGTCTATAAGTTTAAATACCAGAAACTATATAAAATATATTAACAGAAAATCTAAGTGGCGGCATGAATTCAGGTTTAATTATACCTATATAGAAGCATACAGCGAACTGAGCTATTTAAGATTAGTTTTACAGGAATATTCAAAATATAAATTTAATAATTGGCTGTATTTTTTTGGAAAGGAAAGGTATGACAGAAATATATCTACCGGTTTTGAATATGTAATTAATGAAAATATAGGCGCCGGAGTTAAATATAAAATATCAGATAATTCAAATCTTTTTTTAGAATTTGGTCCTGGACTGAGGCAGGAAAAAATAATAGAAGGGCAATACTATGGAAGTATTTCATCGATGTTTGACGCTAAATATTGTTATAAAATAAATAAAAATTTAAAGTTTAAGGAAGATTTAACTGCGTATCTGGCGAATACAGGCGGAAATTCTTACACTTCTTTCAGCGAATTATCAACTAAAATAGAAAGAAATCTATACCTCGTGTTAGAGTACGAAATCAATTATCAAACTATAGTCCCCTATGGATTTAAAGCATTTAACACTATTTCAAGCGCAAATATTAAAGTAAAATTTTAGAAATAAACTGCGGAATCCTCTCTTTTTGAATCTTTTTTAATTTTTCAACTTCTTTAATTATTTTTAATTATTTTTAATTTATTTTAATCTTTTTTAACTGTTAAAACGTGTAAGGAATTTTAACGAATTTATAAATTTTTCGCCTTTTTTTAATCCTTTAATGATAGGGTAAAAATTATGATACTTTTTACCTACGATAATTTTTTGCGGTATAAAATAGCCATTACCTCCGTTAATTAAAACATAAGCCGTTTTATCTATCTTAAAAATGCTTTTAGCAGGCACTGAAAGCATTTTAACCTGCGGCGTCTTAATAGTTATTCTGCCGTACATATTCGGTTTTAAAAATCTTTTATTATTGTTAAATGCAATTATTATTTTAGTCGTATCTTTTTTGGCGGATATAAATGGGTACATTGATAAAATAAATCCTTTATGTTCTGCATGAATATCGTCAAAATGGGCACTGACCGACCTGTTCCTATGAATATATGCCGTGAATTTTTCCGGTATTTCTATAGTCATCCATAACGTGTTTAAATTTGCAATCGTTAAAAGTTTCTGTCCAACACTGAAATGGCTTCCGGAATTAATAAATTTTTTAATAAGAACTCCTCCCGCAGGAGATTTTATTATTATGTCAGTTTTGGCAGCCAGATTATTTTTAAGCAGATTAATCTGCCTTGAAGATATCCCCATCAGAACAAGTCTCGTTCTGGCGGCGTTATAGAAACTCTTGGCAATCTTTTTGCTGTAATCAAAGTGACCTATTTTAAATTCCGTGTTATCTATTTTTAAATAATTTTCATAGGCTAAAATAAAATCATTTTCGGCATCTAAAACAGTAGGCGAATAAACCTCTAAAATAGGTTGAAACGCTCTTATTTCCTCTCCGGGTCTGTCGGCATATATTTTTTCGATATAACCGCTGTATTTAAGTGAAATATTTTTTACCAAGGAAGCGGCATAGGTGAGTTTTCCGGCTAATGATAATTTTCTGGAAATGTCAATTTCTTTTGGAGATATAGTTTTAATTTTATATAATTTTCTTTCATGCCTGTTTATAATAACATACCCTTTTGCCATTTCTATATTATTAATAATTTTTTTTCTAACTATATGATGCCTATTAGAAAAAATAAATAAAATATTAATAACAACAATGACGGCAATAATTCCTATTAAAAACAGAATTATATATTTTGGTTTATTTAATTTAGAAAGTATATTCATTTTAAAAATAGAGTTTATAAAATTTATAAAATAGAATTATATATTTATTTTAAAAAAGAATTTATATTAAAGTGTTTATATTTTTGGATTATTGTTTATTTAATTTAAAATTGTATGTATAAATTAAATTCATTTTTATAAATATTATAAATATTTAATATTTTATTTTTTATAGACAATTTTTTTATAAGTTAAAGAAAGTTTTCCTATTACAGTTTTTAGAAAAGCCATTTTTTTTAAATAATCAGTTTTATATCTATACACGTTTAATTCAGATTTAACCACTTTTTTAAATGCGTCTACCATTGCAAAACTTGACGAATGGCGGACTTCAAAACTATTAGTGTATAAATCAAGCAAAAATATAGACTCTGGTAAATATAATTTTTTATTTGCTATATATAATTTATAATATTTATTTATAGAATTTAAAGAATTTTTTATATCGGATTTTATTTTTAAAAAAGTCCAATTTCTTTTATAAATGGAAGATAACAAATATTTTTTTGATTTTTTAATATCAGGTATCTGTTTTTGCGTAAAATATATAGGCAGAGATAAACCTATGCCGGCGGCTAGTGCAGGAGGATAAAAATATCTGTATCCGTAACTTAACGAAATAAAAATATTAGGATAAAAACCCTGTTCGGCGAGATTCAATGAAAGTTTTGACCGTTTATACAGATACCTTGCCGATTTTATATATGGATTATAATGATATGCTTTAATTAAAATTTTTTTGTAATTAAGTTTTGAATACAAAATATGAACCGGAAATAGCGGATGCAAATTATTTTTTATATAATTAAATTTTTTATCTGTTATGAGGGAAAGTAATAATAGGAACTTTTTTCTTCTCGCTTTAAGCGCTATTAAATCAGATTTCATATCTATCATCTCAAGCATCAGCCTTACCGGACCGGTAGCATTTGTTTTCTTAACGACATAGCTTTCTTCAACAATTTTTTTGATCATTCTTAAGAGCGAATAATCATATTTGATAATTGCTATGTCGCTATCGGTAAGAGCCAAATCGTAATACAGATATTTAGTATTTAATATAGTGAGTAAAGAAATTCCTATAAAATCATCATTTAAAGATTTGTAATGCATTTTAGCAATGCCGCTTTTTAAAAACAATTTTGTAGGAAAAGGAATTTCCTGATTTAAAGAATATGTATAATTGCTGCCTAAAATTGTGCCTATTTCAGGATTATTAAATCCGTTTGCATTATTAAATGTAAAGCCCAGTACCGGGTCAGGTAAGCTTTCATCAATTTTGATGTTTTGCCTGTATCCTTTAATTTTATTTAACGCGGAATCAATTTTTGGATTTTTCAGCGAAAATTCTATTAGTTTTTTTAATGTTATCGTGTCGGCAGTTTTATTTTTACCGTTTTTTATAACTTTCTTTAATTTTTTAATGGCTGAATCAACTTTTCTTTTTAATAAAGTATTATTAGCAATATTAATATTAGTATTGTTATTAACATTAGCATTATGATTAGAATTATGATTTAAGTTAAAAGCAGCATCAGCAGCAGCATTAGAATTTACAGAATAAAATGCAATGAATAGCAGATTGATTGCAAGAATAGAGAGAAAAAGTATGACAGGTTGTATAAAATTATATTTTTTAATAATCATATCCATAAAAACATCAGACAACATTCAACATTCATTACACAATATACTTTTTATATAATAACAGAGTATTAAACGTAAATCAAATATTGCACGTAAAACAATCAGTGAGGAATAGTTAAAATCAGCATAACTTATAACTAAGAATATCAAAAATACCAGCTTTTGTATTAAACGTAAATCAAATATTGCACTTTAAATAATGAGCATATGGATGAATTTGAAAAATTTTTTCAAAGAATTTTACAACCGCTGTTAATATTTTTCCGCAAACTCAATAAAGAAAAAAAAAATTATAAAAAACATTAATGACTTAGTCATATTGCCTATTTTTTAGGCTACTGTCAGAAATTAGCTAAATAATTAATAAAATAAAGAGATAATTTATAATTTATTATATATCGCGATAAGATAACTTAAATTAAGATAAAATAAATTAAGATAAGTTAAATAAAATAAGATAAATTAAGATAAATTTAAATAAGATAATATAAATAGCTGCTAAGCAATTTTCGGTTAATCTAAAATATTAGCTAAGCAAGCTCGTAAACTTATAATTATTTAGATAAACGCTAATCGCTTGTTTTTCTATCGTTAACTGTTTTTCTTGTACTAATGTTTAT
This genomic window contains:
- a CDS encoding alcohol dehydrogenase, giving the protein MKSLIIKKFTDLKEIILNFDYNSKVRNFNLPLDYYDAEIPDIKDDEVLIKIGACAVCHTELDEIEGRITPMNLPVIPGHQIVGKIIKTGNNVKKLKEGDRVGVGWINSACGKCWYCKNGLENLCADFIATGKDVNGGYAEYTKVKENYAALIPDSFSDEEASPLLCAGAVGYRSLKLTGITNGFNLGFLGFGASNHLVLQIATALYPDSKLFVFARSLNERNLAKKLGAFWTGDTADTPPEKINAIIDTTPVWKPITDILRHLAPAGRLVINNIRKENYDIEYLKNIDYARDLWMEKEIKSVANVTFNDIKEVIEIAYKFNIKPQIEIYSLPDANKAILDIKNRKINGSKVLKIS
- a CDS encoding DUF481 domain-containing protein encodes the protein MRIFTIFTAVLFVFNLMPVKNVFALKLTKNIKIGLSLGLSNTTGTIPSISLNTRNYIKYINRKSKWRHEFRFNYTYIEAYSELSYLRLVLQEYSKYKFNNWLYFFGKERYDRNISTGFEYVINENIGAGVKYKISDNSNLFLEFGPGLRQEKIIEGQYYGSISSMFDAKYCYKINKNLKFKEDLTAYLANTGGNSYTSFSELSTKIERNLYLVLEYEINYQTIVPYGFKAFNTISSANIKVKF
- a CDS encoding HlyD family efflux transporter periplasmic adaptor subunit encodes the protein MNILSKLNKPKYIILFLIGIIAVIVVINILFIFSNRHHIVRKKIINNIEMAKGYVIINRHERKLYKIKTISPKEIDISRKLSLAGKLTYAASLVKNISLKYSGYIEKIYADRPGEEIRAFQPILEVYSPTVLDAENDFILAYENYLKIDNTEFKIGHFDYSKKIAKSFYNAARTRLVLMGISSRQINLLKNNLAAKTDIIIKSPAGGVLIKKFINSGSHFSVGQKLLTIANLNTLWMTIEIPEKFTAYIHRNRSVSAHFDDIHAEHKGFILSMYPFISAKKDTTKIIIAFNNNKRFLKPNMYGRITIKTPQVKMLSVPAKSIFKIDKTAYVLINGGNGYFIPQKIIVGKKYHNFYPIIKGLKKGEKFINSLKFLTRFNS
- a CDS encoding TolC family protein gives rise to the protein MLSDVFMDMIIKKYNFIQPVILFLSILAINLLFIAFYSVNSNAAADAAFNLNHNSNHNANVNNNTNINIANNTLLKRKVDSAIKKLKKVIKNGKNKTADTITLKKLIEFSLKNPKIDSALNKIKGYRQNIKIDESLPDPVLGFTFNNANGFNNPEIGTILGSNYTYSLNQEIPFPTKLFLKSGIAKMHYKSLNDDFIGISLLTILNTKYLYYDLALTDSDIAIIKYDYSLLRMIKKIVEESYVVKKTNATGPVRLMLEMIDMKSDLIALKARRKKFLLLLSLITDKKFNYIKNNLHPLFPVHILYSKLNYKKILIKAYHYNPYIKSARYLYKRSKLSLNLAEQGFYPNIFISLSYGYRYFYPPALAAGIGLSLPIYFTQKQIPDIKKSKKYLLSSIYKRNWTFLKIKSDIKNSLNSINKYYKLYIANKKLYLPESIFLLDLYTNSFEVRHSSSFAMVDAFKKVVKSELNVYRYKTDYLKKMAFLKTVIGKLSLTYKKIVYKK